A genomic window from Desulfovibrio gilichinskyi includes:
- the cysS gene encoding cysteine--tRNA ligase, whose translation MRLYNTLERKKEEFVPLNGNKVSLYACGITAYDLCHIGHARSSVVFDVLVRYLRYKGYDVTFVRNFTDIDDKIINRANESGVSAADLAEKFIGEFYVDMDKLNILRADIEPKCTEHIPEMLALTQTLIDKGHAYSTPSGDVYFKVRSFEGYGKLSGRNIEDLQSGARIQPGEEKEDPLDFALWKAAKPGEPSWESPWGQGRPGWHLECSAMSEKYLSLPFDIHGGGQDLSFPHHENEIAQSEAATGKQMARFWVHNGFVQINSEKMSKSLGNFFTIRDILAKFLPESLRYFLLTMHYRSPLDFSFEALEDAEKGIRRVYVAMEQMEEALDKDKWSKAALPAEVLAELEDAENGWDAAMEDDVNTAGAMGHIFTIIRLAGRIAEDKAWRKSEGGRDAWIRILADMKKWGGVLGVFTEKPQTFLAKLKLCMLERKGIEVAKVDELVSARQEARKNKDFAESDRIRDALLELGVEVKDTSHGPVWDVI comes from the coding sequence ATGCGCCTTTATAATACACTTGAACGTAAGAAAGAGGAATTTGTTCCTTTAAATGGCAATAAGGTCAGTTTGTATGCTTGCGGTATCACCGCTTATGACCTTTGTCATATCGGGCATGCACGCTCCTCGGTTGTTTTCGACGTTTTAGTACGGTATCTGCGGTACAAAGGGTATGATGTTACATTTGTACGCAACTTTACTGATATTGATGATAAAATAATCAACCGCGCAAATGAATCTGGTGTCTCTGCTGCAGATCTTGCTGAAAAATTTATCGGTGAGTTTTATGTGGATATGGATAAACTGAATATTCTTCGCGCTGATATTGAACCGAAGTGTACTGAGCATATTCCTGAAATGTTGGCACTTACTCAGACTCTTATCGATAAGGGGCATGCTTACTCAACTCCTTCCGGTGATGTTTATTTTAAAGTCCGTTCTTTTGAAGGATACGGCAAGCTTTCCGGTAGGAATATTGAAGATTTGCAGTCCGGAGCACGGATTCAGCCCGGTGAAGAAAAAGAAGATCCACTTGATTTTGCTCTCTGGAAAGCAGCAAAACCGGGTGAACCTTCATGGGAAAGTCCTTGGGGACAGGGACGTCCCGGCTGGCATCTTGAATGTTCAGCCATGAGCGAAAAATATTTGTCACTTCCTTTCGATATTCATGGTGGCGGGCAGGATTTGAGTTTTCCTCATCATGAAAATGAAATTGCCCAGAGTGAAGCCGCAACCGGAAAGCAGATGGCTCGTTTTTGGGTGCATAATGGATTTGTGCAGATTAATTCAGAAAAGATGTCAAAATCTCTCGGCAACTTTTTTACTATCAGAGATATCCTTGCTAAGTTTCTGCCTGAATCGCTTCGTTACTTCCTGCTAACAATGCATTACCGCAGCCCTCTTGATTTTTCTTTTGAAGCTCTTGAAGATGCCGAAAAAGGCATTCGCCGCGTATATGTAGCCATGGAACAGATGGAAGAAGCTCTTGATAAAGATAAATGGTCCAAGGCGGCCTTACCAGCTGAAGTGTTGGCTGAGCTTGAAGATGCAGAAAATGGCTGGGATGCTGCAATGGAAGACGATGTGAATACTGCCGGCGCAATGGGGCATATCTTCACAATTATCCGTCTTGCCGGACGCATCGCAGAAGATAAAGCTTGGCGCAAAAGCGAAGGCGGACGCGACGCTTGGATTCGTATTCTTGCTGATATGAAAAAATGGGGCGGAGTTTTAGGTGTCTTCACTGAAAAGCCTCAGACGTTTTTAGCAAAGCTTAAACTTTGTATGCTTGAGCGCAAAGGAATTGAAGTTGCCAAAGTTGATGAGCTTGTTTCAGCTCGTCAGGAAGCTAGAAAAAATAAGGATTTTGCTGAATCTGACAGAATCAGAGATGCTCTCTTAGAGCTTGGAGTAGAAGTCAAAGATACTTCTCATGGTCCTGTTTGGGACGTAATCTAA